One genomic region from uncultured Fretibacterium sp. encodes:
- the flgB gene encoding flagellar basal body rod protein FlgB — MLGEFTWKVLEKDMEGLAQRFKAVSRNVANADTPGYARRNVSFEDQLRDVIQSGKKLRMTVTDPAHIPTRPLWVSDVKPVELKIRDEAYRLDGNNVDPEREMAVMSETRMMYNAMNRLAAKKFAIYRSVISGR, encoded by the coding sequence ATGTTGGGCGAGTTCACCTGGAAAGTTTTGGAGAAGGATATGGAGGGTCTGGCACAGCGCTTTAAGGCCGTGTCGAGAAACGTCGCCAACGCGGATACCCCGGGTTACGCCCGGCGCAACGTCTCCTTCGAAGACCAGCTTCGGGATGTCATTCAATCGGGAAAGAAGCTGCGTATGACCGTTACGGACCCCGCTCATATCCCTACGCGTCCCCTCTGGGTCTCGGACGTAAAGCCGGTGGAGCTGAAGATACGCGATGAGGCGTATCGGCTGGACGGCAACAACGTCGACCCGGAGCGGGAGATGGCGGTCATGTCGGAGACGCGCATGATGTATAACGCCATGAACCGTCTGGCGGCCAAAAAATTTGCCATTTACCGCTCCGTCATATCGGGACGGTAG
- the flgC gene encoding flagellar basal body rod protein FlgC: MRIFESMEVAGSALTAHRLWMDTISSNLANINTTRTLAGGPYKRRVPVFAEMLDKTIGGYRDIGGVRVTEITEDKTPPRLVYQPEHPDANAEGYVAFPNVNLVREMTDMLVASRAYEANLSVATSARDMWNGALEVLRG; this comes from the coding sequence ATGAGAATATTCGAGAGTATGGAGGTCGCGGGCAGCGCGCTGACGGCCCATCGTCTCTGGATGGACACGATATCCTCCAATTTGGCGAACATCAACACCACCCGCACCCTTGCGGGCGGTCCCTACAAGCGCAGGGTGCCGGTCTTCGCCGAGATGCTGGACAAGACGATCGGCGGGTATCGGGATATAGGGGGGGTTCGCGTCACGGAGATCACGGAGGACAAGACCCCGCCTCGCCTGGTTTATCAGCCGGAGCATCCGGACGCCAACGCCGAGGGGTATGTGGCCTTTCCGAACGTCAACCTGGTCCGGGAGATGACGGATATGCTTGTGGCGAGCCGTGCCTATGAGGCGAACCTTTCCGTGGCCACCAGCGCCCGCGATATGTGGAACGGCGCCCTGGAGGTCCTGCGCGGCTGA